Below is a genomic region from Sporichthyaceae bacterium.
TTGATGACCGCGGTCACGAGCTTCACAGGTCCACCCGCGTTCCACCGTCGGAATTGCTCCGGGGTATCGCCGAGCCGGATGGTGCCCCGGCGAAGGCGGGCACCCCACCACCACCGCCCCCCGAGCCGGCCGGGCGGGCCAGCGGGGCGCCGATCGCGTGCAGTTCGTAGGCGCTCTCGGCGTGGGACGTGACGTCGATGCCCTCGAGCTCCTCCTCCTCGTCGATGCGGAAGCCGAGGATCAGGTGCAGCAGGTAGGCGATGATCAGGGTCACGAAGAACGAGTAGCCCATGACCGCGAACGCGCCGATCGCCTGGCGCCTCAACTGCTCCGTTCCGCCGCCGTAGAAGAGGCCGTTGACGCCGGCCGGGGCGTGGTCGGTGGCGAACAGACCGATCAGCAGGGTGCCGGTCAGACCTCCGATCATGTGGACGCCGACGACGTCGAGCGAGTCGTCGAAGCCGAACCTGAACTTCAGCCCGATCGCGATCGCGCAGAGCGCGCCGGTGAACAGGCCTACTGCGATGGCGCCCATGGGGTTCACCGAGGAACACGAGGGGGTGATGCCGACCAGCCCTGCCACCGCGCCGGACGCGGCGCCGACCGTGGTGAAGTGCCCGTCCCGGATGCGCTCGATGACCAGCCAGCCGATCATCGCCGAGGCCGTCGCGACCTGCGTGTTGGTGAACGTGACGCCGGCACCGGTGCCCGCGGTCAGCGCGGAACCCGCGTTGAACCCGAACCAGCCGAACCACAGCATGCCCATGCCGAGGAACACGAACGGCACGTTGTGCGGCCGCATCGGGTCCCTGCGCCAGCCCTTGCGTTTACCGATCACCAGACAGCAGGCCAACCCGGCGGCGCCGGAGTTGATATGGACCGCTGTTCCACCTGCGAAGTCGATCGCGTGCAGTTGGTCGACGATCCAGCCGCCCTTGCCGCCGTTGGAGTAGAACACCCAGTGGGCGACCGGGAAGTACACGAAGGTCGCCCACAGGACGACGAACACGCACCAGGTGCTGAACTTCGCCCGGTCCGCGATCGCGCCGGAGATCAGGGCGACGGTGATGATGGCGAACATCAGCTGGAACATCACGAATGCGGTGGTGGGCACGTAGTGCGTGATGGCCTGCCCGTGCGCGTCCACCGTCCCGGGCGGGCTCACCGCGAGGGCACCGGGTCCGCCGTCAGGGGCGTTGAGGTCGATCTGATTGATCGCGGTGCGCAGGCCCAGCTCGGAGCGCCCGCCGATGGCACCGTTGTAGGTCGTGAACGAAAGTGTGTAGCCGTACAGCACCCAGAGCACGCTGACGATGGCCATCGCGGCCCCCGACATCATGATCATGTTCAGCACGCTCTTCACACGGACCATGCCGCCGTAGAAGAACGCCAGACCGGGTGTCATGAACAGCACCAGGGCGCAGCTGGCTAGCAGCCAGGCGGTGTCGCCCGTATCGAAGCTGACTGGCATTCGTCGTGCTCCTTCCGTACCCCGGTCGTTCGACCGCGGTTCGCATCCCCGCCGAAGGGTCCCGACCGCCGGTTTCTCCGATACGAGCGCGAAGTTTCGCTGTCATTACCGATGACGCACCGGTGTTACTTGTATGTAAATCGGGCGTTTCTGGCCCGAACCCGCACGTCAACGGCCCAGATCGTGACATGTGAGGTGATCTTGGAGCGACACCTCGGGTGGGTTTGATGACCTCGTCCCGGGAGTTCTTGATCGTCTCGAATGATTGCCATTGCGCAGGACGAGTTCTAACTGAACTGCTCTGGGGACGTGCGCGCCTGCTGTCGGGTCAGTCAGTCCCCCAGCAACGCGTCCACGAAGGCCTCGGGCACGAACGGCGCGAGGTCGTCCGGGCCCTCGCCGAGTCCGACGAGTTTGACCGGGACCCCGA
It encodes:
- a CDS encoding ammonium transporter, translating into MPVSFDTGDTAWLLASCALVLFMTPGLAFFYGGMVRVKSVLNMIMMSGAAMAIVSVLWVLYGYTLSFTTYNGAIGGRSELGLRTAINQIDLNAPDGGPGALAVSPPGTVDAHGQAITHYVPTTAFVMFQLMFAIITVALISGAIADRAKFSTWCVFVVLWATFVYFPVAHWVFYSNGGKGGWIVDQLHAIDFAGGTAVHINSGAAGLACCLVIGKRKGWRRDPMRPHNVPFVFLGMGMLWFGWFGFNAGSALTAGTGAGVTFTNTQVATASAMIGWLVIERIRDGHFTTVGAASGAVAGLVGITPSCSSVNPMGAIAVGLFTGALCAIAIGLKFRFGFDDSLDVVGVHMIGGLTGTLLIGLFATDHAPAGVNGLFYGGGTEQLRRQAIGAFAVMGYSFFVTLIIAYLLHLILGFRIDEEEELEGIDVTSHAESAYELHAIGAPLARPAGSGGGGGGVPAFAGAPSGSAIPRSNSDGGTRVDL